Proteins encoded together in one Candidatus Zixiibacteriota bacterium window:
- a CDS encoding ribonuclease H-like domain-containing protein, with protein sequence MLGDKLNRFSRQIQSQPDAAISRPGNSRYRYAADFFGGELVSSDGGVFIKITVDFPSVFSHGDYSLGDVLASYPLIGGGSILNCGENSLNLSRLLFFDMETTGLSGGTGTVPFLIGFGSLSDSGFQVRQYLLPDYPDEAAMLEAARREITKDSILVSYNGRAFDLPILSDRLVLHRIERNLEIAGHIDLLHPVRRLFKRRLRDCSLGNIEREILRYYRFDDIPGYLVPSVYFNWLANGEVEELRRVNKHNLDDIVSMLFIMHHMARLAENPSGQIQSSDDLYSFCRVLEQAGDREGLYNLIEASREMLERENRFDILFSHALWYKRGAQVEKAHTLWLKIAQTGGAESYSARLELAKFYEHRLKDFAGALKFTLEAREECPPGTHHLQAIEKRINRLHRKLSR encoded by the coding sequence ATGCTGGGCGATAAACTGAACCGATTCTCCCGGCAGATACAGAGCCAACCGGATGCCGCTATTTCCAGACCGGGAAACAGCCGTTACCGTTACGCGGCGGATTTTTTTGGCGGCGAATTGGTCAGTTCCGATGGGGGTGTTTTTATCAAGATTACTGTCGATTTCCCCTCCGTTTTCTCTCATGGCGATTACAGTTTAGGCGACGTGCTCGCATCTTATCCGCTCATCGGTGGGGGGAGCATTCTCAATTGCGGCGAAAATTCTCTCAATCTGTCGCGGCTGTTGTTTTTTGATATGGAGACTACCGGTCTCTCCGGCGGTACCGGCACCGTTCCTTTCCTGATAGGTTTCGGCTCCCTTTCAGACTCCGGTTTTCAGGTGCGGCAGTATCTGCTGCCGGATTATCCGGATGAGGCGGCGATGCTGGAGGCGGCGCGCCGTGAGATAACGAAAGACTCCATCCTGGTCAGTTACAACGGACGGGCTTTTGACCTTCCGATATTAAGCGACCGGCTGGTTCTGCACCGGATAGAGAGAAATCTCGAAATAGCCGGGCATATCGACCTGCTTCACCCGGTCCGGCGGCTTTTTAAGAGACGTCTTCGCGATTGTTCCCTGGGGAATATTGAACGAGAAATTTTGCGGTATTACCGTTTTGATGACATACCCGGCTATCTGGTGCCGTCGGTCTATTTCAACTGGCTGGCGAACGGCGAAGTGGAGGAGTTGCGGCGGGTAAATAAACATAATCTGGACGATATTGTGTCGATGCTGTTTATCATGCATCATATGGCGCGCTTAGCGGAGAATCCCTCGGGGCAGATTCAATCCAGCGATGACCTCTATTCTTTTTGCCGCGTACTGGAGCAGGCCGGCGATAGAGAGGGGCTGTATAATCTGATAGAAGCCTCCCGCGAGATGCTGGAGCGGGAGAATCGGTTTGATATATTATTCTCGCACGCGCTCTGGTATAAGAGAGGGGCACAGGTGGAAAAAGCCCATACTCTCTGGCTAAAAATTGCACAGACCGGGGGGGCGGAATCTTACTCGGCGCGTCTGGAATTAGCCAAATTCTATGAGCATCGGCTTAAAGATTTCGCCGGGGCGCTGAAATTCACGCTGGAGGCAAGGGAGGAGTGTCCTCCGGGCACCCATCACCTTCAAGCGATAGAAAAGCGGATAAACCGGCTCCACCGGAAGCTCTCCCGCTAA
- a CDS encoding HDOD domain-containing protein, whose translation MTQEIFYKILNDHKELSSLPQVLMEVIRVSREQDSSANDIASIIMKDPALTAKILRVVNSPFYGQIRKITTVNQAVVTLGMRTVTAVALSASIYDKMNKVDSSIDRKRFWRHSLEVAIAARMIAETLKYEPAEEAFVAGLLHEIGTLVLEASYPADFRRVWKLIEMGENQTAVEERTWGTNHARVGQFLLDQWGIPKNIGEAVGNHHTVIDHGNKLPEQQLSQIVNLANQLSKFRVYNMPPPESAQLENRDVIAANLELSNAAIAKIEEHLISEIIKESNYLEIEIGSVEEILVDANRLLYKQFLMVENLLRENRIMQQQIARDQMKKAALESLKAIATTFSHYINNATAAILGRAQLMELAITKGEIVDQKGIAALSAGTIVDAVETISTILEELKKMTAFETTLYHDDTYILDVESKIREKLDNLNRTRVPAGIN comes from the coding sequence ATGACCCAGGAAATATTCTACAAGATACTCAACGACCATAAAGAGCTCTCCTCGCTTCCGCAGGTGCTGATGGAAGTGATACGGGTCTCCCGCGAGCAGGACTCTTCCGCTAACGACATCGCCTCTATTATCATGAAAGACCCGGCCCTGACAGCCAAGATTCTCAGGGTTGTCAATTCCCCCTTCTATGGTCAGATAAGGAAAATCACAACCGTCAATCAGGCGGTGGTGACTCTGGGGATGAGAACGGTGACGGCGGTTGCCCTTTCGGCATCGATTTACGACAAGATGAACAAGGTCGATTCCTCCATCGACCGGAAACGGTTCTGGCGGCACTCGCTGGAAGTCGCCATCGCGGCGCGCATGATAGCCGAGACACTGAAATATGAGCCGGCCGAAGAGGCTTTTGTCGCCGGGTTGTTGCACGAGATTGGAACATTGGTTTTGGAAGCGTCCTATCCGGCCGACTTCCGTCGGGTCTGGAAATTGATTGAAATGGGGGAGAACCAGACGGCGGTCGAAGAGCGGACCTGGGGCACCAACCATGCCCGGGTGGGGCAGTTTCTTCTGGACCAGTGGGGGATTCCCAAGAATATCGGAGAGGCGGTAGGGAATCATCATACGGTGATTGACCATGGGAATAAACTTCCGGAGCAGCAGCTATCGCAGATTGTCAACTTAGCCAATCAACTCTCCAAGTTCCGGGTTTATAATATGCCGCCGCCGGAGTCGGCGCAACTGGAGAATCGGGATGTCATCGCCGCCAATCTGGAATTGAGCAATGCCGCTATCGCCAAGATTGAAGAGCATCTGATAAGCGAGATAATAAAAGAATCGAATTACCTCGAAATTGAGATAGGGAGTGTGGAGGAGATTCTGGTTGACGCCAACCGGCTTTTGTATAAGCAATTCCTGATGGTGGAAAATCTTCTGCGGGAAAACCGGATAATGCAGCAGCAGATAGCGCGCGACCAGATGAAAAAGGCGGCGCTGGAATCGCTCAAGGCGATCGCCACCACCTTCAGCCATTATATCAACAACGCCACCGCCGCTATCCTGGGACGGGCGCAATTAATGGAACTGGCGATTACCAAGGGGGAGATTGTTGACCAGAAAGGAATCGCGGCGCTCTCTGCCGGAACCATTGTGGATGCCGTCGAGACGATCTCGACCATACTGGAAGAACTCAAGAAAATGACCGCTTTCGAGACTACCCTTTATCATGACGACACCTATATACTTGATGTCGAATCGAAAATCCGCGAAAAGCTCGATAATCTCAATCGCACCCGGGTACCGGCCGGGATTAATTAA